The following proteins come from a genomic window of Syntrophorhabdaceae bacterium:
- a CDS encoding PAS domain S-box protein: MSLRDVLLSHRDDLIAEWVGRLHNQVSDRYRERPVDELVITVTEAFDANFIALANRDFSRIDALIERIATLRLEGGFALSEIQAAFEAFRTVLLPVLFSETEGPNLLDALTKVNDCLEYTIRKFSDYYQSLHEELIRTHAKELEGRIEERTRELAESEAKYRVLVEDINDGYFVHVKGILVFANRAFAEMHGYTQEEAIGRPFNDFIAPPSRDELWKAYHQRITTGGAMDQYVYLRLTKDGRQLFTENKVKLITYEGNRATAGICRDITARVEVEKQRLRVAELENERKTISLETLRQLMVTLSHYLLNANTIIGGMVRRSERLDSPEARRASLQAIKEQTMKTEAVIGALRRVAEIKTTDYDSESHTLMIDVKNEIEQSLARTGKDRRRKQDQ; this comes from the coding sequence ATGTCGCTTCGTGACGTGCTTCTCTCTCACCGCGATGATCTCATCGCCGAATGGGTCGGCCGTCTCCACAACCAGGTGAGTGACCGCTATCGGGAGAGACCTGTAGATGAGTTGGTAATCACGGTAACAGAGGCATTCGACGCAAATTTCATTGCCCTGGCGAACCGTGACTTCTCCCGCATCGACGCCCTGATTGAGAGGATCGCCACATTGCGCCTCGAGGGAGGATTCGCTCTCTCCGAAATTCAGGCCGCCTTCGAGGCATTCAGGACGGTGCTCCTACCTGTACTCTTTTCCGAGACGGAGGGTCCAAACCTCCTCGACGCACTCACCAAGGTCAACGACTGTCTCGAGTACACGATAAGGAAATTCAGCGATTATTACCAGTCCCTGCACGAGGAGCTGATCCGGACCCATGCAAAGGAGCTGGAAGGCAGGATCGAGGAGAGGACCAGGGAGCTCGCCGAATCGGAAGCGAAATACCGGGTCCTGGTAGAGGATATCAACGACGGGTATTTTGTTCACGTGAAAGGTATTCTCGTCTTTGCCAACCGGGCTTTCGCGGAGATGCACGGCTACACCCAGGAAGAGGCGATCGGCAGGCCTTTCAATGATTTCATCGCCCCCCCATCGAGAGATGAGCTGTGGAAGGCATACCACCAGCGGATCACTACGGGAGGGGCCATGGACCAGTACGTATACCTCCGTCTCACGAAAGACGGGAGGCAGCTTTTCACGGAGAATAAGGTAAAGCTCATCACCTATGAGGGAAATAGGGCGACTGCCGGTATTTGCAGGGATATTACGGCCCGGGTGGAGGTGGAAAAGCAGCGGCTCAGGGTTGCCGAGCTTGAAAATGAGCGTAAGACTATATCCCTGGAGACGCTCCGCCAGCTTATGGTCACCCTGTCTCACTACCTCCTTAATGCGAATACCATCATAGGGGGCATGGTCAGAAGAAGCGAGCGGCTCGATTCACCCGAAGCCAGGCGCGCGTCCCTTCAGGCCATCAAAGAACAGACCATGAAGACCGAGGCGGTGATAGGGGCCCTCAGGCGGGTGGCCGAGATAAAAACAACCGATTACGACAGCGAAAGTCATACTTTAATGATCGATGTAAAAAACGAGATAGAACAGAGCCTGGCCAGGACAGGGAAGGACCGTCGGCGAAAACAAGATCAGTGA
- a CDS encoding adenylyltransferase/cytidyltransferase family protein produces MGVIFDDLAGLRGIVEGERKKGRRVVFGNGCFDILHVGHVRYLQGAKDLGDLLIVGVNDDASVTGLGKRKTVVTPARERAEIIAALGCVDYVVLFSDPTVERLLLTLKPDIHAKGTDYTAETVPEREIVRSYGGETAIVGDPKDHSTRDIIKVIKEIKE; encoded by the coding sequence ATGGGTGTGATTTTTGATGATCTTGCGGGGCTTCGGGGGATTGTTGAGGGGGAGAGAAAGAAAGGGCGGCGGGTTGTGTTCGGGAATGGGTGTTTTGATATTCTTCACGTGGGGCATGTCCGGTATCTTCAGGGGGCTAAGGACCTTGGAGACTTGCTTATTGTAGGGGTGAACGACGATGCGTCCGTTACCGGGCTGGGGAAGAGGAAGACGGTGGTTACCCCTGCGCGCGAACGGGCGGAGATCATCGCTGCTTTGGGGTGCGTCGATTACGTGGTCCTTTTCAGCGATCCGACCGTAGAGCGGCTTCTCCTTACTCTCAAACCGGATATCCATGCGAAAGGCACTGATTATACGGCGGAGACCGTGCCCGAGAGGGAGATCGTCCGGTCCTATGGCGGTGAGACTGCCATCGTGGGGGACCCTAAGGACCATTCTACGAGGGATATCATAAAAGTAATTAAAGAAATCAAGGAATAG